Proteins encoded in a region of the Flavobacterium sp. MDT1-60 genome:
- a CDS encoding lysoplasmalogenase family protein, with the protein MKANKPSLILYFLALLFTIIFDWTEQEYMAIYAKAIVLPAIFFYFFVSSEFKIGKTEVFIFLFCFIGQVFDLMDVEVSEIGGVLSFLVVYLLLLKIFIAEREKVILSKKDILPVSIVVIFIVYLLVSVLSLQSDNMKKFNALYTFYGIVLSVLSYFCFVRYITKGTHIALIMSLMAVCYIFSDIFYIFNEYFSHSVVLVLIRDVTQILGYYFMVEYFLERSKAKKKVLYNN; encoded by the coding sequence ATGAAAGCGAATAAACCGTCGTTGATTTTGTATTTTCTGGCATTACTGTTTACTATCATTTTTGATTGGACAGAACAGGAATATATGGCAATTTATGCCAAGGCTATTGTTTTGCCTGCAATATTTTTCTATTTTTTTGTGAGCAGTGAATTTAAAATAGGAAAAACAGAAGTCTTTATTTTTTTATTTTGTTTTATCGGTCAGGTATTTGACTTAATGGATGTTGAGGTGTCAGAAATTGGCGGGGTTTTAAGTTTTTTAGTGGTTTATCTGCTTCTTTTAAAAATTTTCATTGCAGAGCGAGAAAAAGTTATACTAAGCAAGAAAGACATTTTGCCAGTATCAATAGTAGTAATATTTATTGTTTATTTGTTGGTTTCTGTTCTAAGTCTGCAGTCAGACAATATGAAAAAATTCAATGCACTTTATACTTTTTACGGTATTGTTCTTAGTGTTTTAAGTTATTTCTGCTTTGTACGATATATTACAAAAGGTACGCACATTGCTTTGATAATGTCCTTAATGGCAGTTTGCTATATATTTTCAGATATATTTTATATTTTCAATGAATATTTTTCGCACTCTGTTGTCCTTGTTTTAATTCGCGATGTAACGCAAATATTGGGCTACTATTTTATGGTTGAATATTTTCTTGAAAGATCAAAAGCAAAGAAAAAAGTATTATACAATAATTGA
- the ligA gene encoding NAD-dependent DNA ligase LigA — MSIQETIQALRDELNQHNYNYYVLDNATISDYDFDIKLKQLQDLEEKNPDFFDEHSPTQRVGGTVTKNFKTIAHQFRMYSLDNSYSKEDLLEWENRIQRVLGNVQLEYTCELKYDGASISITYENGKLVQALTRGDGFQGDEVTNNIKTIKSVPLRLKGNYPDKFDIRGEIILPLKGFEKMNQELIEIGETPYSNPRNTASGSLKLQDSAEVAKRPLECLLYSVTSNNLPFSSQIEGLESARNWGFKVPGEAKLVNSMHDVFEFIDYWDIHRHKLPYETDGVVIKVNSIQHQQELGYTAKSPRWAIAYKFKSEQVSTKLKSISYQVGRTGAITPVANLDPVQLAGTIVKRASLHNADQIEKLDIRINDTVFVEKGGEIIPKIIAVDLEQRPESSEKTAYITHCPECQTELVRTEGEANHYCPNFYGCPPQIIGRIQHYISRKAMDIEGLGGETVALLFKNGLVHNYADLYELKVADILHLERMAQKSAENLVNGVEKSKEIPFESVLFALGIRFVGETVAKKLAKHYKNIDALSKASLMELILVDEIGERIAKSVIEFFENEENQRIIERLKNYGVQFEIVEKINPNATEKFIGKTFVVSGVFTQFSRDDLKKTIEDNGGKVGSSISAKTDFVVAGDNMGPAKLEKANKLNIPILSEEDFITKLNESE, encoded by the coding sequence ATGAGTATTCAAGAAACAATACAGGCTTTACGAGACGAACTTAATCAGCACAATTACAATTATTATGTGTTAGATAATGCCACAATTTCAGATTACGATTTCGACATTAAATTAAAACAGCTTCAGGATCTGGAAGAAAAAAATCCTGATTTTTTTGATGAACATTCGCCAACGCAACGTGTCGGCGGAACTGTTACCAAGAATTTTAAAACTATTGCGCATCAATTTCGTATGTATTCTTTGGATAATTCTTACTCCAAAGAAGATTTACTAGAGTGGGAGAACCGAATTCAAAGAGTTTTAGGAAATGTACAATTAGAATACACCTGTGAATTAAAGTATGACGGAGCTTCTATTAGTATTACATATGAAAATGGAAAATTAGTTCAGGCTTTAACGCGAGGTGATGGTTTTCAAGGAGATGAAGTTACAAATAACATTAAAACAATAAAATCGGTTCCTTTACGACTTAAAGGAAATTATCCGGATAAATTCGATATCAGAGGTGAAATTATTCTACCTTTAAAAGGTTTCGAAAAAATGAATCAGGAATTAATTGAGATTGGAGAAACTCCATATTCAAATCCAAGAAATACAGCTTCGGGAAGTTTAAAATTACAAGATAGTGCTGAGGTTGCTAAACGTCCGTTAGAATGTTTATTATATTCTGTAACAAGTAATAATTTGCCTTTTTCTTCTCAGATTGAAGGATTAGAATCTGCCAGAAATTGGGGTTTTAAAGTGCCAGGCGAAGCAAAGTTGGTCAATAGTATGCATGATGTTTTCGAATTTATTGATTATTGGGATATTCATCGTCATAAATTGCCATACGAGACAGATGGTGTTGTTATAAAAGTAAACAGTATTCAGCATCAGCAAGAATTGGGGTATACAGCAAAATCTCCACGTTGGGCTATTGCTTATAAGTTTAAATCAGAACAAGTTTCGACTAAATTAAAATCAATTTCCTATCAGGTAGGGCGTACAGGAGCAATTACTCCTGTTGCAAATTTAGACCCGGTACAATTGGCCGGAACGATTGTAAAAAGAGCTTCTTTGCATAACGCTGATCAAATTGAAAAATTAGATATCAGAATAAACGATACCGTTTTTGTTGAAAAAGGAGGTGAAATTATTCCGAAGATTATCGCTGTCGATTTAGAACAGCGCCCCGAAAGTTCAGAAAAAACAGCATACATTACGCATTGTCCGGAATGTCAGACAGAATTAGTTCGTACTGAAGGTGAAGCAAACCATTATTGTCCTAATTTTTACGGATGTCCACCGCAGATTATTGGCCGAATTCAACATTACATTTCGAGAAAAGCCATGGATATTGAAGGGCTTGGTGGGGAAACCGTAGCGTTACTTTTCAAAAATGGGTTGGTTCATAATTACGCTGATTTATACGAATTGAAAGTTGCCGATATTTTGCATTTAGAAAGAATGGCGCAAAAATCAGCTGAAAACCTAGTTAATGGTGTTGAGAAATCAAAAGAAATCCCATTTGAAAGTGTTTTGTTTGCACTCGGAATCCGTTTTGTTGGCGAAACAGTCGCTAAAAAATTGGCAAAACATTATAAAAATATTGATGCACTAAGCAAGGCTTCTTTAATGGAATTAATATTAGTTGATGAAATTGGAGAACGAATTGCAAAAAGTGTAATCGAGTTTTTTGAAAATGAAGAAAATCAAAGAATAATTGAGCGCCTGAAAAATTATGGAGTTCAATTTGAAATAGTAGAAAAAATAAACCCAAATGCTACAGAAAAATTCATTGGAAAAACTTTTGTTGTTTCAGGAGTTTTTACTCAGTTTTCTAGAGATGATTTAAAGAAAACGATCGAAGATAATGGTGGAAAAGTTGGAAGTTCCATTTCTGCAAAAACAGATTTTGTTGTTGCCGGAGATAATATGGGACCAGCCAAATTAGAAAAAGCGAATAAATTAAATATTCCGATATTATCCGAGGAAGATTTTATAACCAAATTGAATGAAAGCGAATAA
- a CDS encoding OmpA family protein, with protein MKKLYILSLVLSFTFSFAQTNLKKADALFRNYAYVDASKAYEEILQNIKSPTAQTLKNAADSYYFISDARNALKWYKKLYEVQGNNLTDIYYLRYIQSLKGVMDYDEADKMIKEYLTKKGDQKEVNSYVAQKAKIDSLSKAKSLYTVKNLDINTSKSDFGATFFQDRIVFTSARDTTKFSEKLYTWNNQPFLNLYVAERNPADGSLFNETVFLPNVMTKYHEATASFDAAGKTIYYSTNIVKKNKLIIDETKTNNFQIVKGDIVNNKLENPQKVFFDSNDYSVGHPSLSEDGQWLFFASDMPNGIGETDLYYVKIATDGTMSSPVNLGPKINTIGNDLFPFFHNGKLYFSSDGHYGYGDLDVYESKLLADGTFSDPVNLGAPINSNKDDFSFIIDNTDSYGYVSSNREGGKGDDDIYFFTKGKPVCNQTISGMATDRKTKLPLADVTIMGYNSYSDVLGETKTNYEGKYALVVPCGKVVKMIAAKPNYSSDEKTVETTNENEGEIKDVNFELSNYDDLVVKKKGVEKVDVNPIYFDYDKYDITPLAIEELTKVVFIMKKFPNIRIKIESHTDSRGKDSYNLKLSDNRAKSTRDYIVSQDIDASRIESAIGYGESRLINKCKNGVKCTENEHLLNRRSDFIIIQK; from the coding sequence ATGAAAAAATTATATATCCTAAGTTTAGTTCTGAGTTTTACGTTTAGTTTTGCTCAGACTAATTTAAAAAAGGCTGATGCTCTGTTTAGAAATTATGCTTACGTTGATGCTTCAAAAGCATACGAAGAAATTTTACAGAATATCAAAAGCCCAACAGCTCAGACGTTAAAAAACGCTGCCGATTCGTATTATTTTATTTCTGATGCCAGAAATGCTTTAAAATGGTACAAAAAACTATACGAAGTTCAGGGCAATAATTTAACTGATATTTACTATCTGCGTTATATCCAGTCACTAAAAGGTGTAATGGATTATGATGAAGCAGATAAAATGATCAAGGAATATTTAACCAAAAAAGGAGATCAAAAAGAAGTTAATAGTTATGTTGCCCAAAAGGCGAAAATAGACAGTTTATCTAAAGCGAAATCGCTGTACACGGTTAAAAATCTTGATATTAATACGAGTAAATCTGATTTTGGAGCTACTTTTTTTCAAGATAGAATTGTGTTTACTTCAGCAAGAGATACTACAAAGTTCAGCGAAAAGTTGTACACCTGGAACAATCAGCCTTTTTTAAATTTGTATGTAGCTGAAAGAAATCCTGCGGATGGAAGTTTATTTAACGAAACAGTATTCCTTCCAAATGTAATGACCAAATATCACGAAGCAACGGCTTCTTTTGATGCTGCCGGCAAAACAATTTATTATTCGACAAACATTGTTAAAAAGAACAAATTAATTATCGATGAGACCAAAACGAATAATTTTCAAATCGTTAAAGGTGATATTGTGAATAATAAATTAGAAAATCCACAAAAGGTTTTCTTTGATAGTAATGATTATTCCGTTGGGCATCCTTCTTTAAGTGAAGACGGACAATGGCTTTTCTTCGCTTCAGACATGCCTAACGGTATAGGTGAAACCGATTTGTATTATGTGAAAATCGCAACTGACGGAACAATGAGTTCTCCAGTGAATCTGGGACCAAAAATTAACACTATCGGAAATGATCTTTTTCCATTCTTCCACAATGGAAAACTCTATTTTTCTTCTGATGGGCATTATGGTTATGGAGATTTAGATGTTTACGAAAGTAAATTATTAGCTGACGGAACATTCTCAGATCCTGTAAATTTAGGAGCTCCAATAAATAGCAATAAAGATGATTTTTCTTTTATAATTGATAACACCGATAGTTATGGATATGTTTCTTCGAACAGAGAAGGAGGTAAAGGCGATGATGATATTTATTTTTTCACTAAAGGAAAACCTGTTTGTAATCAGACTATTTCTGGTATGGCAACAGATCGTAAAACAAAATTGCCTCTTGCTGATGTAACAATTATGGGATATAATTCCTATAGTGATGTTCTTGGTGAAACAAAAACGAATTATGAAGGTAAATATGCGTTAGTAGTTCCGTGCGGAAAAGTTGTCAAAATGATTGCTGCGAAACCAAATTACAGCAGTGATGAGAAAACAGTTGAAACTACCAACGAAAATGAAGGCGAAATTAAAGATGTTAACTTCGAATTGAGTAATTACGATGACTTAGTAGTGAAGAAGAAAGGGGTTGAAAAAGTTGATGTTAACCCAATTTACTTTGATTACGATAAATACGATATTACACCTCTTGCAATAGAAGAGTTAACAAAAGTGGTTTTTATTATGAAGAAATTTCCAAATATCAGAATCAAAATAGAGTCACATACGGATTCTCGTGGAAAAGATTCTTATAACCTGAAACTTTCAGATAATAGAGCGAAGTCAACAAGAGATTATATTGTTTCACAGGATATTGATGCGTCCCGAATTGAAAGTGCAATAGGCTATGGGGAAAGCCGATTGATTAATAAATGTAAAAACGGAGTGAAATGTACCGAAAATGAACATTTGTTAAATAGACGTTCTGACTTTATCATTATTCAAAAATAG
- a CDS encoding type IX secretion system membrane protein PorP/SprF, whose amino-acid sequence MKLYIKSLETYFILICSFITVCVSAQQDPEYTQYMYNTMAVNPAYAGSTGNLEAALLYRSQWIGIDGAPETQSFSIHSPLRNENVGLGLSVVNDKIGPSNELYLDGNFSYSIPLGYEKRLAFGLKAGMRMLNVDWSKGRYYDPNDVLLNQNIDNQAKLAVGAGVYYYTDKWYLGLSVPSFIQSTYYDDVQESIDYDRLHYYLMGGYVFDLNPNLKFKPAFLVKAVTGAPITADISANFMIAEKFVIGGSYRTDDSISILAGFQISKSFYIGYAFDYTVSDLNKYNDGSHEIILRYQFNKGESKIKSPRFF is encoded by the coding sequence ATGAAACTATATATAAAATCATTAGAAACATATTTCATCTTAATATGTTCTTTTATCACGGTTTGTGTCAGTGCACAACAAGATCCGGAGTACACGCAATATATGTACAACACTATGGCGGTAAATCCAGCTTATGCTGGGTCTACCGGCAATTTAGAGGCAGCACTTTTGTATCGCTCCCAATGGATAGGAATTGATGGGGCGCCAGAAACACAATCGTTTTCTATTCATTCACCACTTCGTAATGAGAATGTGGGTTTGGGACTTAGTGTTGTTAATGACAAAATTGGTCCTTCAAATGAACTATATCTTGACGGAAACTTTTCTTATTCAATTCCTTTGGGATATGAAAAAAGGTTAGCCTTTGGTCTAAAAGCAGGTATGAGAATGCTAAATGTGGATTGGTCAAAAGGGAGATATTACGATCCAAATGATGTTTTGTTAAATCAGAACATTGATAATCAGGCAAAATTAGCCGTTGGAGCGGGGGTTTATTATTATACTGATAAATGGTATTTAGGGCTTTCAGTTCCGAGTTTTATTCAAAGTACTTATTACGATGATGTTCAGGAATCGATTGACTACGACCGTTTGCATTATTATTTGATGGGAGGTTATGTTTTTGATTTGAATCCAAATTTAAAATTCAAACCCGCATTTTTAGTAAAAGCAGTAACCGGAGCTCCGATTACTGCTGATATTTCTGCGAATTTTATGATTGCCGAGAAATTTGTAATAGGAGGGTCTTACAGAACAGATGATTCAATAAGCATCCTTGCAGGTTTTCAAATATCTAAAAGTTTTTATATCGGATATGCTTTCGATTATACCGTTAGTGATCTGAATAAATACAACGATGGCTCGCACGAAATAATCTTGCGTTATCAGTTTAACAAAGGCGAAAGTAAAATTAAATCTCCTCGATTCTTCTAA